The following coding sequences lie in one Maribacter forsetii DSM 18668 genomic window:
- a CDS encoding malate dehydrogenase, translating to MKVTVVGAGAVGASCAEYIAIKDFASEVVILDIKEGYAEGKAMDLMQTASLNAFDTKITGSTNDYAKTADSDIAVITSGIPRKPGMTREELIGINAGIVKTVSSSLLEHSPNVIIIVVSNPMDTMTYLVHKTTGLPKNRIIGMGGALDSARFKYRLAEAMEAPISDIDGMVIGGHSDKGMVPLTSHATRNSIRVSEFLSDERLEQVAADTKVGGATLTGLLGTSAWYAPGAAVSALVQAIACDQKKMFPCSTMLEGEYGLNDICIGVPVILGKNGIEKIVDIPLSDAEKAKMQESAAGVTKTNGLLEL from the coding sequence ATGAAAGTTACAGTTGTAGGTGCTGGTGCGGTAGGTGCTAGTTGTGCAGAGTACATTGCCATTAAAGATTTTGCATCAGAAGTGGTTATTTTGGACATTAAGGAAGGTTATGCTGAAGGTAAAGCGATGGATTTAATGCAAACAGCCTCTTTAAACGCATTTGATACAAAGATAACAGGTAGTACAAATGATTATGCTAAAACAGCAGATAGCGACATTGCAGTAATTACTTCTGGTATTCCAAGAAAACCAGGTATGACAAGAGAAGAATTGATCGGTATAAATGCTGGTATCGTAAAAACGGTTTCTAGCAGTTTATTGGAGCATTCTCCAAACGTTATCATTATCGTAGTAAGTAACCCTATGGATACTATGACATATTTGGTTCACAAAACTACTGGCTTACCTAAAAATAGAATTATAGGTATGGGCGGTGCTTTAGATAGCGCTCGTTTCAAGTATCGTTTAGCAGAGGCTATGGAAGCTCCTATTTCTGATATTGACGGTATGGTAATAGGTGGTCATAGTGATAAAGGTATGGTGCCTTTAACTTCTCATGCAACTAGAAACAGTATTCGTGTATCTGAATTTTTATCTGATGAAAGATTAGAGCAAGTTGCTGCCGATACTAAAGTTGGTGGTGCTACTTTAACAGGTTTGTTAGGTACAAGTGCATGGTATGCGCCAGGAGCTGCAGTTTCTGCTTTGGTTCAAGCTATTGCGTGTGATCAAAAGAAAATGTTCCCTTGTTCTACAATGCTAGAAGGAGAATATGGTTTAAACGATATCTGTATAGGTGTACCTGTAATCTTAGGTAAAAATGGTATTGAAAAAATCGTTGACATTCCATTAAGCGATGCTGAAAAAGCGAAAATGCAAGAAAGTGCTGCTGGTGTTACTAAAACCAATGGTCTTTTAGAGTTGTAG
- the secDF gene encoding protein translocase subunit SecDF yields the protein MQNKGLIKLFALLFGLVSIYQLSYTFVTSKVEKEATTFAASRVSEAEDGYVAKREEVAASYLDSIGNNPLFGYTNYNEAKKKELNKGLDLKGGINVTLQISIKDILKGLANNTKSPVFNKALADADAASSNSDDTYIDLFFEAFDNIKGDTKLASPDIFANKGLSDEINFQMSDDEVKPIIRRKIDESIVSAFEVLRERIDGFGVTQPNIQREGNSGRILVELPGARDIARAQDLLSSTAQLEFWETYKQSNTSFSTFLIQANEKLKTIVEVKQPEQVKEESELDSLLSDVSADSLDLATQVNPLYELLIPANPGSNAMFRAAIKDTATIGSYLRMPEIRRLLPADIQFTKFVWERPSTEETEVIDLYALKSNREGTPRISGDVVSDARADFDQFSKPAVSMTMNTKGAKEWEKLTGDAYTNQTGIAIVLDNKVYTAPGVSSGPISGGRSEITGDFTVNETKDISNVLRAGKLPASAEIIQSEIVGPSLGQEAIDSGFMSFLIAFIIVLLWMIGYYGKAGVFADIALMLNILLIFGVLTSLNAVLTLPGIAGIVLTLGMSVDANVLIFERIKEELAKGKGKSQAVADGFGNALSSILDANITTGLTAVILFIFGSGPIKGFATTLLIGIITSLFTAIFITRLLIDWYISGKGRSLDFSTGITKNLFKGINVDFLKKRKIAYVISGILIAVGLFSLLAGPGLQKGVDFIGGRSYTVRFEHPVNPSEITSELNTVFGSGTNVKTYGESNQVKITTPYKVDVEGIEVDTEIQDKLYTSLQKYLPDGFSKEAFVLGGVDEEAVGILASVKVGPTIADDIQKNAFLAILGSLLVVFLYILLRFRRWQFSLGAVTAVFHDVLIVLGVFSIFGKLMPFNMEIDQAFIAAILTVIGYSLNDTVVVFDRIRETLAERGWKGGSNINYAINSTLSRTLNTSLTTLVVLLAIFIFGGESLRGFMFAMIVGVLVGTYSSVFIATPVMFDALSKKITSGDAKPSAEVE from the coding sequence ATGCAAAACAAAGGACTTATAAAGCTGTTTGCTTTATTATTTGGGTTAGTTAGTATTTACCAGCTATCCTATACTTTCGTAACCAGTAAAGTAGAAAAAGAAGCGACTACCTTCGCTGCAAGCCGAGTTTCTGAGGCAGAAGATGGCTATGTGGCCAAAAGAGAAGAAGTAGCTGCTAGCTATCTTGATTCTATTGGTAATAACCCTTTATTTGGGTATACCAATTACAATGAAGCTAAAAAGAAAGAACTTAATAAAGGTCTTGACCTTAAAGGTGGTATCAACGTTACATTACAGATTTCCATTAAGGATATCCTTAAAGGATTAGCAAATAATACAAAGAGCCCGGTATTTAATAAAGCATTAGCAGACGCGGATGCTGCTTCTAGTAATAGTGATGATACGTATATCGATTTGTTTTTTGAAGCTTTCGATAACATCAAAGGTGATACTAAATTAGCTTCGCCGGATATCTTCGCTAACAAAGGTCTTAGTGATGAAATCAACTTTCAAATGTCTGATGATGAGGTTAAGCCAATCATCCGTAGAAAAATAGATGAGTCTATTGTTTCTGCTTTTGAAGTATTAAGAGAACGTATTGATGGTTTTGGTGTAACACAGCCAAACATTCAAAGAGAAGGTAACTCTGGTCGTATTTTGGTTGAATTACCAGGTGCTAGAGATATCGCTCGTGCACAAGATCTTTTATCTAGTACCGCTCAATTAGAGTTTTGGGAAACGTACAAGCAAAGTAATACAAGCTTTAGTACGTTTTTGATTCAGGCAAACGAAAAATTAAAAACAATTGTTGAGGTTAAGCAACCAGAACAAGTTAAAGAAGAGTCTGAATTAGATTCTTTATTATCTGATGTTTCTGCTGATTCTTTAGATTTAGCTACACAGGTAAATCCTTTATACGAATTATTGATTCCTGCTAACCCAGGATCAAATGCAATGTTCCGTGCTGCTATTAAGGATACGGCAACTATTGGTTCTTACTTAAGAATGCCGGAAATCAGAAGATTATTACCTGCGGATATTCAGTTTACAAAATTTGTATGGGAAAGACCATCTACAGAAGAAACTGAAGTTATCGATTTATACGCGTTAAAATCTAATCGCGAAGGTACGCCAAGAATTAGTGGTGATGTAGTAAGTGATGCTAGAGCGGATTTTGATCAGTTCAGTAAGCCTGCTGTTTCTATGACCATGAATACGAAAGGTGCTAAAGAATGGGAAAAATTAACTGGAGATGCTTACACCAACCAGACTGGAATAGCAATTGTTTTAGATAATAAAGTATATACTGCTCCTGGTGTTTCTTCTGGTCCTATTTCTGGTGGTCGTTCAGAAATCACGGGTGATTTTACAGTAAACGAAACTAAAGATATCTCTAACGTACTTAGAGCAGGTAAACTTCCAGCTTCTGCGGAAATTATTCAATCGGAAATTGTTGGTCCTTCATTAGGTCAAGAAGCTATTGATAGTGGTTTCATGTCATTCTTAATTGCTTTTATAATCGTTCTTTTATGGATGATCGGTTATTACGGTAAAGCAGGTGTATTTGCTGATATCGCTTTAATGTTGAACATCTTATTAATATTTGGTGTCTTAACTAGCTTAAATGCGGTGTTAACTTTACCTGGTATTGCTGGTATCGTTTTAACTCTTGGTATGTCGGTTGATGCGAACGTACTGATCTTTGAACGTATTAAAGAAGAATTAGCGAAAGGTAAAGGCAAAAGTCAAGCTGTAGCTGATGGTTTTGGTAATGCACTATCTTCTATTTTAGATGCGAACATTACTACCGGTTTAACTGCGGTTATCTTATTTATTTTTGGATCTGGTCCTATTAAAGGTTTCGCAACTACCTTACTTATTGGTATTATAACATCTTTATTTACTGCAATATTCATCACTCGTTTGTTGATCGACTGGTATATTAGTGGAAAAGGTAGAAGCTTGGATTTCTCTACTGGTATCACTAAAAACCTTTTCAAAGGGATCAATGTTGATTTCTTGAAGAAAAGAAAAATTGCTTATGTAATATCTGGAATTTTAATAGCAGTTGGTTTATTCTCATTGTTAGCAGGACCTGGATTACAAAAAGGTGTAGATTTCATAGGTGGACGTTCATATACGGTTCGTTTTGAGCATCCTGTTAATCCTTCTGAAATAACATCAGAATTAAATACAGTATTCGGTAGCGGAACAAATGTTAAAACATATGGTGAGTCTAACCAAGTAAAAATTACAACACCTTATAAAGTAGATGTAGAGGGTATTGAAGTTGATACTGAAATTCAAGATAAACTATATACTTCGCTTCAAAAGTACTTGCCAGATGGTTTTAGTAAAGAGGCTTTTGTATTAGGAGGTGTTGATGAAGAAGCTGTCGGTATTTTGGCATCTGTAAAGGTTGGACCAACAATTGCGGATGATATTCAGAAAAATGCATTCTTGGCTATTTTAGGTTCATTACTTGTAGTTTTCCTTTATATCTTATTAAGATTTAGAAGATGGCAATTCTCATTGGGTGCTGTTACTGCAGTATTCCATGATGTATTGATTGTACTTGGTGTATTCTCTATATTTGGTAAGCTGATGCCATTTAATATGGAAATCGATCAAGCGTTTATTGCGGCGATACTAACCGTTATTGGTTACTCGCTGAATGATACCGTGGTAGTATTTGACCGTATTCGTGAAACTTTGGCTGAACGTGGCTGGAAAGGTGGTTCTAACATTAACTATGCTATCAATAGTACGTTAAGTAGAACATTGAATACATCATTAACAACACTAGTGGTATTATTGGCGATCTTCATTTTCGGTGGTGAATCGTTAAGAGGATTCATGTTTGCAATGATTGTTGGTGTACTTGTAGGTACATATTCATCTGTATTTATTGCGACTCCTGTAATGTTCGATGCATTGAGCAAGAAAATTACTTCTGGTGACGCTAAGCCTAGTGCTGAAGTAGAATAA
- a CDS encoding ATP-binding cassette domain-containing protein translates to MSHWVIYLDNNSNKKGFIKDFQHGNIPVALQEFKPKNGRLFSAFTLDKLIDEEDKHDKKFISSEHQALETMSSGEQKKALLKYLLNEKPDYIILDNPFDNLDITFQEELKSILKQHSTEIAFIQLASRKEDTLSFIKHFGSLKKNEFTVLEKSVLNENANSHTFNAINIPASITPITNLDNILIDFKNVSISYGEKRILNDINWTVKKGDFWQLSGANGSGKSTMLSMIFGDNPKAYGQEIYLFGNKKGSGESVWDIKKKIGYYAPAMTLKFNGRHSIEHMLISGLTDSVGLYTIPTELQKRIIDQWLTLLELQDLKKQYFNTLSTGQQRLVMTARAMVKRPPILILDEPTADMDDESAGLLVALVNKFAKETDTAIIFVSHRKEKGLKPKRTLDLIPSKNGSSGIIK, encoded by the coding sequence ATGAGTCATTGGGTAATATATTTAGATAACAATTCTAATAAGAAAGGCTTCATTAAAGACTTTCAACATGGTAACATACCTGTAGCGCTTCAAGAATTCAAACCTAAAAACGGTCGATTATTTTCTGCTTTTACTTTAGACAAACTTATTGACGAAGAAGATAAGCATGACAAAAAGTTTATCAGTTCTGAGCATCAAGCGCTAGAAACTATGTCTAGTGGGGAGCAAAAAAAAGCACTACTAAAGTATCTATTAAACGAAAAACCAGATTATATAATTCTTGATAATCCTTTTGACAATTTAGACATTACTTTTCAAGAAGAATTAAAATCAATACTAAAACAACATTCAACAGAAATTGCATTTATTCAACTGGCGAGCAGAAAAGAAGACACCCTTTCTTTTATCAAACATTTTGGCAGCCTTAAAAAAAATGAATTTACAGTATTAGAGAAATCGGTATTGAACGAGAATGCAAATAGCCACACATTCAATGCTATAAATATACCTGCATCAATCACCCCCATTACCAACCTAGATAATATTTTGATCGATTTTAAAAATGTAAGTATCTCTTATGGTGAGAAGCGAATATTGAACGATATCAACTGGACAGTAAAGAAGGGTGATTTCTGGCAACTTTCAGGTGCGAACGGTAGCGGGAAATCTACCATGCTTTCCATGATATTTGGTGATAACCCAAAAGCATACGGTCAAGAAATTTATCTTTTCGGAAATAAAAAAGGTAGTGGAGAAAGTGTTTGGGACATTAAAAAGAAAATAGGGTATTACGCACCCGCAATGACACTTAAATTTAATGGCAGGCATTCTATAGAACATATGCTCATTTCTGGCTTAACGGATTCGGTAGGGCTCTACACCATACCTACAGAGCTACAAAAAAGAATAATTGATCAATGGTTGACCCTTTTAGAATTACAAGATCTAAAAAAGCAATATTTCAATACATTATCTACTGGGCAACAACGTTTGGTAATGACTGCGCGAGCCATGGTCAAAAGACCTCCAATTTTAATATTGGACGAACCAACAGCAGATATGGATGATGAGTCTGCCGGTTTATTGGTCGCTTTAGTTAACAAATTTGCCAAAGAAACCGATACCGCCATTATTTTCGTTTCGCATAGAAAAGAAAAAGGTCTAAAACCGAAACGGACTTTAGACCTTATACCGAGTAAAAATGGTTCATCTGGTATTATAAAATAA
- a CDS encoding GNAT family N-acetyltransferase has translation MPKHVLFNEESERLLFKEVQPSDFQNWLPFHEEPLCTQYWSGLPTDPIVACQQQFDRIFERYNENLGGMNALFLKDTNTLVGLCGILIQEVDGKKEFEIGYSILPKYWRQGFAFEAAKKCKEIAFQKGWTKSLISIIQVDNIPSQKTAIKNGMFLDFTTSYHNNEVHIFRINA, from the coding sequence ATGCCAAAGCACGTATTATTCAATGAAGAATCTGAACGCTTACTTTTTAAAGAAGTACAACCTTCAGATTTTCAAAATTGGCTCCCTTTTCATGAAGAACCTTTATGTACCCAATATTGGTCAGGTTTACCAACCGATCCTATTGTGGCATGCCAACAACAATTTGACAGAATATTTGAGCGCTATAATGAAAACTTAGGTGGCATGAACGCTTTATTCTTAAAAGACACCAATACACTAGTAGGTCTTTGTGGAATACTTATACAAGAAGTAGATGGTAAAAAAGAGTTTGAAATAGGTTATTCCATTCTCCCAAAATATTGGCGGCAAGGCTTTGCTTTTGAAGCTGCCAAAAAGTGTAAAGAAATAGCTTTTCAAAAAGGATGGACCAAAAGCTTAATTTCAATCATACAAGTTGATAATATTCCCTCGCAAAAAACAGCTATAAAAAATGGGATGTTTTTAGATTTTACTACTTCCTATCACAATAACGAAGTTCATATTTTTAGAATAAACGCATAA
- a CDS encoding DUF192 domain-containing protein, which translates to MKTIYKSSVILMAVALLAFSCKEEPKKTIATQSIDFTHEGDITIFLNASDTVKTKFNIEFAETDYETQTGLMYRKGMEDDQGMLFIFPDQRMHSFYMKNTEFPLDIIYIKDDLKIASFQENAQPLNETGLSSQVPIKYVLEINGGLAQELGLSIGDSISFSRK; encoded by the coding sequence TTGAAAACGATATATAAAAGTTCGGTTATTTTAATGGCTGTTGCACTACTAGCTTTTTCTTGTAAAGAAGAACCTAAGAAGACTATTGCCACGCAAAGTATAGATTTCACTCATGAAGGAGATATAACCATCTTTTTAAATGCAAGTGATACCGTAAAAACCAAATTCAATATTGAGTTTGCAGAAACGGATTACGAAACCCAAACGGGACTTATGTACCGCAAGGGAATGGAAGATGACCAGGGTATGCTATTTATTTTCCCTGACCAGAGAATGCATTCTTTTTACATGAAGAATACAGAGTTTCCTCTAGATATTATTTATATAAAAGATGATTTAAAAATTGCTAGTTTTCAAGAAAATGCCCAGCCACTTAATGAGACCGGTTTATCTTCACAAGTACCTATAAAATATGTTCTTGAAATTAACGGTGGTCTAGCGCAAGAATTAGGGCTATCTATAGGTGACAGTATTAGCTTTAGCAGAAAGTAA
- the lgt gene encoding prolipoprotein diacylglyceryl transferase, protein MHFLGITWNPNETLFNIGFIQIKYYNLLWITAFALGWFIMKKIFLNEKKSVEQLDSLFIYTVLSTMLGARLGHVFFYDWAYYSNHLIEILIPVRESDTGSLLFGLIGGYEFTGFAGLASHGATIGIIIGTYLYTRKYPEFKMLWIFDRMAIPVAIGCFCVRLGNFFNSEINGKVVDENFIFATKFIRDSDDLHPSKALGITQEKTLNAAYAAIENNPQFSQYLAEIPYRHPAQLYEGIGYLFIFILLYFLYWKTDKKNKPGYLFGLFFVLLWTVRFFAEFVKKSQGGFEESLGLLSTGQWLSIPFILIGLYFMFKKTKTA, encoded by the coding sequence ATGCATTTCTTAGGAATTACTTGGAATCCGAACGAGACACTTTTCAACATCGGATTCATACAAATTAAGTATTACAATCTTCTTTGGATTACAGCCTTTGCATTAGGTTGGTTTATCATGAAAAAGATATTCCTAAATGAGAAAAAATCTGTAGAACAATTAGATTCGCTATTTATCTACACGGTTCTAAGTACAATGCTTGGTGCAAGATTGGGGCATGTATTCTTTTATGACTGGGCGTACTATTCCAATCACCTTATAGAGATTTTAATTCCGGTTCGCGAAAGTGATACAGGCAGTTTATTATTTGGCTTAATAGGTGGTTATGAGTTTACAGGCTTTGCCGGTTTAGCCAGTCACGGAGCTACTATTGGTATCATAATCGGCACGTATCTGTACACTAGAAAATACCCGGAATTTAAAATGCTTTGGATATTTGACAGAATGGCTATACCAGTGGCAATTGGTTGTTTCTGCGTACGTCTAGGTAACTTTTTCAATTCTGAAATCAATGGGAAAGTGGTAGATGAAAACTTCATATTCGCAACCAAATTCATTCGAGATTCAGACGACTTACATCCATCAAAAGCATTAGGCATTACGCAAGAAAAAACATTGAATGCCGCTTATGCAGCAATAGAAAACAACCCTCAGTTTTCACAGTATTTAGCTGAGATACCATATCGTCATCCGGCACAATTGTATGAAGGCATAGGTTACTTGTTCATATTTATTCTATTATATTTCCTATACTGGAAAACCGACAAGAAGAATAAGCCAGGTTACCTGTTCGGCTTGTTCTTTGTATTACTTTGGACAGTTCGTTTCTTTGCAGAATTTGTAAAGAAAAGTCAAGGTGGGTTTGAAGAATCTTTAGGCTTACTTTCTACCGGGCAATGGTTGAGTATTCCTTTTATTCTAATTGGATTATACTTCATGTTTAAAAAAACTAAAACCGCATAG
- the yidD gene encoding membrane protein insertion efficiency factor YidD has translation MKISLKKILIAPLVFLVRFYQVAISPYTPATCRYSPTCSQYTLEALKKHGLFKGGWMATKRIFSCNPWGGKGYDPVP, from the coding sequence GTGAAAATCTCATTAAAAAAAATTCTTATTGCTCCCTTGGTATTTCTAGTCCGGTTTTACCAAGTAGCTATCTCTCCGTATACTCCAGCAACATGTAGATACTCCCCTACTTGCTCTCAGTATACACTTGAAGCATTAAAAAAACACGGTTTATTCAAAGGCGGATGGATGGCAACCAAACGAATTTTTAGCTGCAACCCTTGGGGCGGAAAAGGATATGACCCAGTTCCTTGA
- a CDS encoding DUF779 domain-containing protein, producing the protein MKTKRVLVTEKAAEIIAQLKERHGELMFHQSGGCCDGSSPMCFEKGDLMLDDNDVWLGTIEGCDFHMSRDQFEYWKHTQLTVDVVPGIGSSFSLEIPLGLRFLIKSRLYSAEEAEHLDPIRIGA; encoded by the coding sequence ATGAAAACAAAAAGAGTATTAGTAACCGAAAAAGCGGCTGAAATAATTGCTCAGCTAAAAGAAAGGCATGGCGAACTTATGTTTCACCAAAGTGGTGGCTGTTGTGATGGTTCATCTCCCATGTGTTTTGAAAAAGGAGATTTAATGCTCGATGATAACGATGTTTGGTTGGGCACCATAGAAGGTTGCGATTTTCATATGTCTAGAGATCAGTTTGAATATTGGAAACACACGCAACTAACGGTTGATGTTGTCCCTGGCATTGGTTCTAGTTTTTCATTGGAAATTCCGTTAGGACTTCGATTTTTAATCAAATCTAGATTATACTCTGCAGAAGAAGCCGAACATCTAGACCCCATAAGAATAGGCGCCTAA
- the exaC gene encoding acetaldehyde dehydrogenase ExaC, whose translation MSTTAAVEKDVLQKPKFKNQYENFIGGKWVAPSKGEYFDNISPVDGKSFTKIPRSTAEDIEKAIDAAWEAAPSWNSSSATERSNMLLKIADKIEQNLEVLARAETWDNGKAIRETMAADLPLAVDHFRYFAGVIRAEEGSVSELDSNTVALNVTEPLGVVGQIIPWNFPLLMATWKLAPALAAGNCVVLKPAEQTPVAILILMEIIEGILPDGVLNIVNGFGAEAGKPLASSPRIDKIAFTGETTTGQLIMQYASKNITPVTLELGGKSPNVFFESIMDADDEFFDKCLEGANMFALNQGEVCTCPSRMLVQESIYDKFIERVIERTKAIKMGHPLDPNTMMGAQASNDQFEKILSYIQIGKEEGCEVLTGGSQAYNEGLEGGYYVEPTILKGNNKMRVFQEEIFGPVLCVTTFKDEAEAIEIANDTLYGLGAGVWTRDTHQAYQISRAIKAGRVWVNCYHLYPAHAPFGGYKKSGIGRENHKMMLAHYRQTKNMLISYDKKKMGFF comes from the coding sequence ATGAGCACAACAGCAGCAGTAGAAAAAGATGTACTTCAGAAACCTAAATTTAAAAACCAGTATGAAAATTTTATTGGCGGCAAATGGGTTGCACCAAGTAAAGGAGAATATTTTGACAACATCTCTCCTGTAGATGGAAAGTCATTCACAAAAATACCAAGATCAACAGCTGAAGATATTGAAAAGGCAATTGACGCCGCTTGGGAGGCAGCACCATCATGGAACTCTTCATCAGCAACGGAAAGAAGTAATATGCTTCTAAAAATTGCAGACAAAATAGAGCAAAACTTAGAAGTTCTTGCCAGAGCAGAAACATGGGATAACGGTAAAGCCATTCGTGAAACTATGGCTGCAGATTTACCTTTAGCAGTTGACCATTTTAGATATTTTGCCGGAGTCATTAGAGCAGAAGAAGGGTCTGTCAGTGAATTAGATTCTAATACGGTGGCATTAAATGTCACGGAACCACTAGGTGTCGTCGGTCAAATTATACCATGGAATTTCCCATTATTAATGGCTACTTGGAAATTGGCTCCAGCATTGGCTGCCGGTAACTGTGTAGTTTTAAAACCTGCCGAACAAACCCCTGTTGCAATTTTAATTTTAATGGAAATCATTGAGGGAATTTTACCTGACGGTGTATTAAACATTGTAAACGGATTTGGTGCAGAAGCAGGTAAACCATTAGCCTCTAGTCCAAGAATTGATAAAATTGCCTTTACCGGTGAAACCACTACCGGGCAATTGATTATGCAATACGCATCTAAAAATATTACTCCGGTTACCTTAGAGTTAGGTGGTAAATCTCCAAATGTATTTTTTGAAAGTATTATGGATGCTGATGATGAATTCTTTGACAAGTGTTTAGAAGGCGCCAATATGTTTGCCTTGAACCAAGGTGAAGTTTGCACTTGTCCGTCACGTATGCTGGTACAAGAAAGTATTTATGACAAGTTTATAGAACGAGTAATAGAACGTACCAAGGCTATTAAAATGGGACACCCTTTAGACCCAAACACAATGATGGGCGCTCAAGCTTCCAACGATCAGTTCGAGAAAATCCTTAGCTATATACAAATAGGTAAAGAAGAAGGTTGCGAGGTACTTACTGGCGGTTCTCAAGCGTATAACGAAGGTCTAGAAGGTGGTTACTATGTTGAACCGACTATCTTAAAAGGGAATAATAAAATGCGTGTTTTCCAAGAAGAGATTTTTGGACCTGTACTTTGTGTGACCACTTTTAAAGATGAAGCCGAAGCTATAGAAATTGCAAATGATACTCTATATGGCCTAGGTGCAGGCGTTTGGACACGTGACACCCACCAAGCCTATCAAATATCAAGAGCGATAAAAGCCGGTAGAGTTTGGGTCAACTGCTATCACCTGTACCCTGCTCATGCTCCATTCGGTGGGTATAAAAAGTCAGGTATTGGTAGAGAGAACCATAAAATGATGTTGGCACATTACCGTCAAACCAAAAACATGCTTATCTCTTACGATAAGAAGAAAATGGGCTTCTTTTAA
- a CDS encoding AraC family transcriptional regulator yields MIHLSDNFFNGRRLETLVENQTSYTMNNAAMHVFETHEQAASVLLQFEQPVLASMIQGKKIMHLRDYESFDFLPGESLVLPANEGMCIDFPEAMAKNPTRCLAMAISEDKINKVLQFMNENMPKSNKEAWGLMDYNFHFVNDRGIFQIIQRLLFLFSEDHPSKDIFVDNMLRELIIRILQTNEHKIYSNATLSIKKESRLTEVIRYIRDNVHKSLSVDDLSRLACMSPSHFYRTFKLELGISPVEFINNERIKLAVGLLQDPKRSIKDVYLDCGFESRSYFNRVFKTRQHLAPGEYQSKIHKSKYLD; encoded by the coding sequence GTGATTCATTTATCAGATAATTTCTTTAATGGAAGGCGTTTAGAGACTTTGGTCGAGAACCAAACCTCTTATACTATGAACAATGCCGCTATGCATGTTTTTGAAACACATGAGCAGGCAGCAAGTGTATTATTGCAATTTGAGCAACCCGTATTAGCTAGTATGATACAGGGAAAGAAAATTATGCACCTAAGAGATTATGAATCATTTGATTTTTTGCCGGGAGAGTCTTTAGTTTTACCTGCAAATGAAGGAATGTGTATAGATTTCCCCGAAGCTATGGCAAAGAACCCAACAAGATGTTTGGCAATGGCTATTTCAGAAGATAAAATAAACAAGGTATTACAGTTCATGAATGAGAATATGCCCAAGAGTAATAAAGAGGCATGGGGTTTAATGGATTATAATTTTCATTTTGTGAATGATAGGGGGATATTTCAAATTATTCAGCGCCTCTTGTTTTTGTTTTCTGAAGATCATCCATCCAAAGACATATTTGTAGATAACATGTTACGTGAACTTATCATTAGAATCTTGCAGACCAATGAGCATAAAATATACAGTAACGCAACTTTGTCCATTAAAAAAGAAAGTAGACTTACTGAAGTTATACGCTACATTAGAGATAATGTACACAAGTCTTTAAGTGTAGATGACCTAAGTAGGTTAGCATGTATGAGTCCTTCACATTTTTACAGGACCTTTAAGTTAGAATTAGGAATTTCTCCGGTAGAGTTTATAAATAACGAGCGTATAAAACTAGCTGTGGGTTTATTGCAGGATCCGAAGCGTAGTATTAAAGATGTCTATCTAGATTGCGGATTTGAGAGCAGGTCTTACTTTAACAGGGTCTTTAAAACTAGGCAACACCTAGCACCTGGTGAATACCAGTCTAAAATTCATAAATCTAAATATTTAGATTAA